Proteins encoded by one window of uncultured Campylobacter sp.:
- a CDS encoding protein-L-isoaspartate(D-aspartate) O-methyltransferase yields the protein MVSLERLRCEKMANDIAEQVSLNPALFEAFCSVARSEFAPLGAHAFSLNAQPILASQWISSPLTVARMTMALSVDPKVEKILEIGCGSGYQAAILSRMVHRVFAVERVERLVGEAKRHFTNLGISNISLRHDDGNAGWKNFAPFDRILLSACAERIDERLFAQLAIGGILVAPMNRGGSQKIVRFSKISPSEIKEEELGACEFVPLVQGRG from the coding sequence ATGGTCTCGCTAGAGCGGCTACGCTGCGAAAAGATGGCGAACGATATCGCCGAGCAGGTGAGTTTAAATCCAGCGCTTTTTGAGGCGTTTTGTAGCGTCGCTAGAAGCGAGTTTGCCCCGCTCGGCGCGCACGCTTTCAGCCTCAACGCACAGCCCATTTTGGCCAGCCAGTGGATCAGCTCGCCGCTGACGGTCGCGCGCATGACGATGGCGCTAAGCGTCGATCCGAAGGTCGAGAAAATTTTAGAGATCGGCTGCGGCAGCGGCTATCAAGCGGCGATTTTAAGCAGGATGGTTCACCGCGTCTTTGCCGTCGAGCGCGTCGAGCGGCTGGTGGGCGAGGCGAAAAGACACTTCACAAATCTCGGGATTTCAAACATCAGCCTGCGTCACGACGACGGCAACGCGGGGTGGAAAAATTTCGCCCCTTTTGATAGGATATTGCTCTCCGCGTGCGCCGAGCGGATCGACGAGCGGTTGTTTGCGCAGCTGGCAATCGGCGGAATTTTGGTCGCTCCGATGAATAGAGGCGGCTCGCAAAAGATCGTTAGATTTAGTAAAATTTCGCCGTCCGAGATCAAAGAAGAGGAGCTCGGCGCTTGCGAATTCGTCCCGCTGGTGCAGGGTCGCGGATAG
- a CDS encoding ribonucleotide-diphosphate reductase subunit beta, with the protein MDRKKIYNPFSDETLTDRKVFGGNPQGILNFTKAKYQWALKLWDLMEANTWFPKEVDTTDDVRDYNFNLTSAEKRMYDLVWSQLISMDSFQTNNLADNINPYITAPEINAVLARQAYEEANHSKSYAVMVEAICENTDLIYEMEKHDDMLRRKNDYISSVYEELAGEVSDDKLLLAMVANQILEGIYFYSGFTSIYALARAGKMLGSAQMIRFIQRDEITHLLLFQNMINSVRKERADLFNKRNVDKIYEMFETAGNLEIDWGKYITDNQIMGFTDDIIEEYIHYLVDQRLLAIGLEKRYGAKHPIKWVDDFSKFNDQKSNFFESKVTNYSKGSLNFDDF; encoded by the coding sequence ATGGATAGGAAAAAAATCTACAACCCCTTCTCCGACGAGACGCTTACCGATCGCAAGGTCTTTGGCGGCAATCCGCAGGGTATTTTAAATTTTACCAAGGCGAAATATCAATGGGCGCTGAAACTTTGGGATCTAATGGAGGCCAACACCTGGTTTCCTAAAGAGGTCGATACCACGGACGACGTGCGCGATTATAACTTCAATCTCACAAGCGCCGAGAAGCGGATGTACGATCTCGTGTGGAGCCAGCTGATATCGATGGATAGCTTTCAGACCAACAATCTCGCCGATAATATCAACCCCTACATCACGGCTCCAGAGATCAACGCAGTGCTCGCGCGCCAAGCCTACGAGGAGGCCAACCACAGCAAATCCTACGCCGTCATGGTCGAGGCGATATGTGAGAACACCGATCTGATTTACGAGATGGAGAAGCACGACGATATGCTTCGCAGGAAAAACGACTACATCTCAAGCGTCTATGAGGAGCTTGCGGGCGAGGTTAGCGACGATAAGCTGCTGTTAGCGATGGTGGCGAATCAAATTTTAGAGGGGATCTACTTCTACAGCGGCTTTACGTCGATCTATGCGCTTGCTCGCGCGGGCAAGATGCTAGGCAGCGCGCAGATGATCCGCTTCATACAGCGCGACGAGATCACGCATCTGCTACTCTTTCAAAACATGATAAATTCCGTTCGCAAGGAGCGTGCCGATCTGTTTAACAAACGCAACGTGGATAAAATTTACGAGATGTTCGAGACGGCGGGAAACTTGGAGATCGATTGGGGCAAATACATCACGGATAACCAAATCATGGGCTTTACGGACGACATCATCGAAGAATACATCCACTACCTGGTCGATCAGCGCCTGCTTGCCATCGGGCTTGAGAAGCGATACGGCGCGAAACATCCGATAAAATGGGTCGATGATTTTTCTAAATTTAACGATCAGAAGAGCAACTTTTTCGAGAGCAAGGTCACGAACTACAGCAAAGGAAGTTTGAATTTCGATGATTTTTAG
- a CDS encoding anaerobic ribonucleoside-triphosphate reductase activating protein, producing MQQTHTKPPQALNLRNAQIYEITPFTMLDFPDHIAAITWFCGCNMRCNYCYNPQIVTSRGKISNEEFLRFLDARAGKLQGIVFSGGECTCASDFIPLAHEVKQRGFLLKVDTNGSNPQKIEEALSLGLIDYIALDFKAPRQDFELITKSSLYDKFLQTLRLLLRRNFKFEVRTTVHADFLNKVKIERMAQILYSEGYRGVYYLQNFLPTGDNFGNLSAPLASFDPSKIRTDLKTELRNFD from the coding sequence ATGCAACAAACGCATACGAAGCCGCCGCAAGCCTTAAATCTGCGTAACGCGCAGATTTACGAGATCACGCCGTTTACGATGCTTGATTTTCCTGATCATATCGCCGCGATCACGTGGTTTTGCGGCTGCAATATGCGCTGTAACTACTGCTATAACCCTCAAATTGTTACTTCACGGGGTAAAATTTCAAACGAAGAGTTTCTGCGCTTTTTGGATGCGCGCGCGGGTAAGCTTCAGGGCATCGTATTTAGCGGCGGCGAATGCACCTGTGCGAGCGATTTTATCCCGCTGGCGCACGAAGTTAAGCAGCGCGGCTTTTTGCTCAAAGTAGATACCAACGGCTCGAATCCGCAAAAGATCGAAGAAGCTCTAAGCCTGGGGCTAATCGATTATATCGCGCTTGATTTTAAGGCGCCGCGGCAGGATTTTGAACTCATCACGAAATCAAGTTTATACGATAAATTTCTACAAACTCTTAGGCTTTTGCTGCGGCGAAATTTTAAATTTGAGGTGCGCACGACCGTGCATGCCGATTTTTTAAACAAAGTTAAGATCGAGCGGATGGCGCAAATTCTATACAGCGAGGGTTATCGCGGCGTTTATTATCTGCAAAACTTCCTGCCTACCGGCGATAATTTCGGCAATTTAAGCGCGCCGCTTGCGAGCTTCGATCCGAGCAAAATCCGCACAGATCTAAAGACCGAACTTCGAAATTTTGATTAA
- the rpsU gene encoding 30S ribosomal protein S21, whose protein sequence is MPGVKVYPNESFDEAYRRFKKQTDRNLVVTEVRARRFFEPMTEVRKKQKISARKKMLKRLYTLRRYESRL, encoded by the coding sequence GTGCCTGGAGTAAAGGTATATCCGAACGAATCATTTGACGAAGCTTACAGACGCTTTAAGAAGCAAACCGATCGTAACCTAGTCGTTACCGAGGTCCGCGCGAGACGATTTTTTGAGCCGATGACGGAAGTCCGCAAAAAGCAAAAAATTTCAGCTCGCAAAAAGATGCTTAAACGTCTTTATACGCTACGTCGCTACGAGTCCCGCTTGTAG